Below is a genomic region from Raphanus sativus cultivar WK10039 unplaced genomic scaffold, ASM80110v3 Scaffold0058, whole genome shotgun sequence.
ACTTGCTGGTAACCTCCCTCTGGGACTAAAGGTCATGGGATCTTATTTCAAGGGAATGCCCAAGGAGGAGTGGGAAGAGGAACTACCAAGGTTAAGAACTAGTCTTGATGGAGAAAtagaaagtattttaaaattcagtTATGATGCCTTATGCGTTGATAATCAAGATTTATTTCTTCATTTAGCTTGCTTTTTCAACGGTCAACTAGTTAAGAGAGTGGAAGATTGCCTGGCAAAGAATTTCGTGGGTGTGAAAAGTCATCTCCGTGTTTTAGTTGAGAAATGTTTCATATCCATTGACACGGGGTTTATAAGGATCCATGGTTTGCTAGCACGTTTGGGTAGAGAAATTGTTCGTAAACAATCCATTCACGACCCTGGGAAGCGTCAGTTTTTGGTTGATGCTGGAGATATATGCCAAGTACTACGTAATGATACACTAGTAAGTTTTCACATTAGTTTCATTGGCTTTTTCcctacaaaatttgaaaaaaatcatcATTGTTTATGTATCTTTGGGTTCTTTTTCCAGGGTAGTCCAAGTGTTATAGGCATAAATTTGAGCCTATTAAAGTTGGAGGAGGTAAAGATAAATAACGGAGCCTTTGAAAGGATGTCCAACGTCCAGTTCTTAAGGCTCGAGTCTGGACTGTCAAGTCAACCATGTCATCACAGCATAGATATGATGATACGTCTGCCTTCAAATCTTAGAGTCTTGCATTGGGATTCTTTTCCGATGACATGTATGCCTTCTAATTTTAATCCAGAGTTCCTGGTGGAAATAGTTTTGCGTCATAGCAGCTTCCTTGAGAAATTGTGGGAAGGAAATAAAGTAAgtaaaaatatctatatttaagACTTTGTATTACTTCAGTTCTATTCAAATCTATAATTTGGCTTCTTGTACATAAAGTTAAGGTGAAAAAAGCGATCTTAAGTCTTAGCTGACCAActtctttttaaatataatttttttttccttctgtaCAGACGATTATAAATCTCAAATGGATGGATTTGAGTGATTCCAGAACTCTAAAGGAGCTTCCTGATCTCTCAACTGCTACAAATCTCCAAGAATTGAATCTTTATGGTTGCTCAAGTCTAGCGGAGCTCCCCTTTTCTATTGAAAATGCTATCAATCTTCGAACATTGCGTCTTAATTATTGCTCAAGTTTAGTGGGGATCCCTTCTTCTGTCTGGAATCTCGTTAATCTCCAAAGTTTGTATCTCGGATATTGCTCTAGTCTAGTGAGACTTCCATCTTCATCTGGGAATGCTATAATTAAACTCAAAGTATTGGATCTTCATGGATGTACAAGTCTCATGGAACTCCCCTCTTCTATGGAACATGCCACTGATCTCGAGGAACTGAATCTCAACGGATGCTTACATCTTGCTAAGCTCCCATCATCTCTTGGTAATCTCAAGAGATTGTATCTCGAAGATTGCTCAAGTTTAGTGGAGCTTCCATCTTCTGTTATAAATTCATTTAATCTCAAGGGTTTTACTTTTAGTGGATGCTCAAATCTTGTGGAGCTCCCTTTCTATCTTGGTAATGCTACTTATGTCAACGAAATTGATTTGAGTGGATGCTCAAGTCTACGGGAGCTCCCCTCTTCTATTGGAAATATTACTGATCTCTATATGTTGCATCTCAGTGAATGCTCACATCTACTGGAGCTCCCCTCTTCTATTGGAAATATGACTAATCTCAAGAAGTTGCGTCTCAATGGATGCTCAAGTCTTGTGAAACTCCACTCTTCTATTGGAAATATGACTAATCTCAAGAAGTTGTGTCTCAATGGATGCTCAAGTCTTGTGGAACTCCCATCTTCTATTGGGGATATGGATAATCTCAGGAAGTTGTCTCTCAATGGATGCTCAAAGCTAAAGGGCCTTCCCATCAACATCAACATCAACATGAAATCTCTTGATATACTTGATCTCACTAACTGCTTGTCATTGAAAAGCTTTCCAGAGATTTCCACAAACATCAGAGTTCTAAAGCTCACTGGAACTTCAATAGAAGAAATTCCTCCATCAATCATGTCATGGCCTCGCCTCCGTGAGTTACATATGTCATACTTTGAAAACCTCAAGAAATCCCGGCATGCTTTTGACCGCATCACGGATCTGCACTTGTGCGATACAAGAATACAAGAAATTGCTCCGTGGGTCAGGGAAATGTCTTGTCTACGTGAACTTGTAATCAAGGGATGCACGAAGCTGGTTTCTCTTCCGCAGCTTCCTGACTCCTTAAAATTCCTAATTGCAGACAACTGTGAGTCCCTCGAGACAGTCCATCGCTCTTTTTACAAGACAAAGTGTAATGCGCTCAGCTTTATCAACTGTTTTAAACTGAATCAAGAAGCAAGAGACCTTATCATCAACGCATCGACAAGAGACTTTGCAATTTTTCCCGGAGAAACAGTGCCCCCATATTTCACTTACCGAGCTACCGGGAGTTCCGTGTCAGTGAAATGGAATGAATTAGTTACACAGTACTTTCCTACATCCTTGAGATTTAAAGCTTGCCTCTTGTTGGCTTATAAGGGTGACGTAGATGCTGGTGATTGGTGCTGGCCTGAAATATCTTGTTGCATGAAGGACAAACGGAAAAGTGTTAAATCTGGTTACGCAGCTTTTGCTTATTTATGGCAACGCTCTTCTCCAACTTCAAAGGAGCATCTGCTCGTATTCAAAATTGAAGAAATCATAAATTCCCACGAACTAGTCTTTGAGTTCTCCCACAACAAAAATTGGGAGATTTTAGAATGCGGGCTACGTCCTGTGAAAACCTTGGCTCCCTCATGTCAATGGAAGCTgtgaaaaacaaaacacattttcactaataactttttttttaaaccgtACTTTGATGTGCATCTTTTTATAATATCAGCAAATATATATCCCCTTCTCAGTTTCTACATTGTAACCAAAAAACATCAGCATAAACCATAGAAATTACATAACTAACAGGATAAAACAATCAAAGATTATGTTAGCTCCCCAAAAAGGAGGCACACCACAAAACAAGATGATATAGAATAATCCCTGCATTCCAGTATCGTTCTCCTTTCCGTAACTTTGTTTTAATACTTCAGGAGCAACATTGTAAGAACTTCCTACCATTATCAACTACAATGGTATAACGTGATAATGTAACAGTGTATCAAACAAACAATCAcgcacacttttttttttgaacaacctcTGTTTTGAAGCATACCACTATGTACTAAATGAGACTAGATTCATAAGTTATAGATTATatctataaagtttatatgCACAACATAGCTCCAAGCATACATTAGAATCTTAAGAAAACCAGAAGACAATATTTGATTACACATGTCACCTTCTTCTATGAACACAGACAATCCATAGACCATAGTCTGTAGCTTTGAGCATATATAGCATCCTCATCTTTACTAACGAGCAAGAATTCTCAGGCTTGAGTTCACGATGCATCCCTCACATGAAATGGCAAATCTTGCACAGCACACAGTTCCATCACAAGATGCATCGACTGTCTATCCTCGTATGCGCCTCTGACCTCGAGGATGTTTTGCTTTCATGTTAGCTTCCTCTTGAGTATTGATTTGCATACGTATGTGTTCCCCGCTGAATTATCTTTGCAAGTGTAGGTTATACCGAACTCGCCTCTACCTAGTTCGTGATCTAATGTggagtttttttatttcttaaaaggGTTTGCCAAGAACTGTCTGTTTCTCGAACAGCTATAGATTTCAATGGTGTATTGGTGTTAAAAGGggggtgatgatgatgatgatgatgattcgtCTGGGTCGTAGTGAGAGAGAATATTCCATTTTCAACTATCTTGATGCTTCTAACTTCTTTGATGGTATGTATAGGGAAACAAAACGTACACTATATGCTAAAACATATAATGAGATCAGATTATTAACTTATAAACTATTCTATGATAAGAATCTTAAGAAATCTAAAacacttgtatatatattaatgacaaagcagaagaagaaagttcATCACAGATACTTTGTTAGAC
It encodes:
- the LOC108849818 gene encoding disease resistance protein TAO1-like isoform X2, which translates into the protein MDLSLFLTIVAAAIGFFLIFRKLRSHQENKEFSSPSSPPSSLSSSTSSTPSTLSISSASPSSSSHVWLHDVFPSFRGEDVRDNFLSHIKKEFERKTITFFNDNGIKRGESIGPELIQGIRGSKIAIVLLSTNYASSKWCLEELVEIMKCREELGQTVIAIFYKVDPSHVKKLTGDFGKVFRNTCKGQAKEDIWRWKQALEKVATIAGYHSCNWDNEASMVEEIAKDISNKLISIVPSSDFEGFVGMEAHMKKMEPFLLLGSKEVRIIGIWGPSGIGKSTIARVLYSKYSHHFQLSVFMENIKRRCLRPYYDEYSAKLQLQEEFLSQIINQEDIKIHHLGVVQDRLKDKRVLAVLDDVDHSLQIDAMAKEARWFGPGSRIIITTQDKKLLNAHGINHIYKVEFPPDDEALEIFCMYTFGQKSPYDDFKKLAWEVTKLAGNLPLGLKVMGSYFKGMPKEEWEEELPRLRTSLDGEIESILKFSYDALCVDNQDLFLHLACFFNGQLVKRVEDCLAKNFVGVKSHLRVLVEKCFISIDTGFIRIHGLLARLGREIVRKQSIHDPGKRQFLVDAGDICQVLRNDTLGSPSVIGINLSLLKLEEVKINNGAFERMSNVQFLRLESGLSSQPCHHSIDMMIRLPSNLRVLHWDSFPMTCMPSNFNPEFLVEIVLRHSSFLEKLWEGNKTIINLKWMDLSDSRTLKELPDLSTATNLQELNLYGCSSLAELPFSIENAINLRTLRLNYCSSLVGIPSSVWNLVNLQSLYLGYCSSLVRLPSSSGNAIIKLKVLDLHGCTSLMELPSSMEHATDLEELNLNGCLHLAKLPSSLGNLKRLYLEDCSSLVELPSSVINSFNLKGFTFSGCSNLVELPFYLVNAHIYWSSPLLLEI
- the LOC108849818 gene encoding disease resistance protein TAO1-like isoform X1, with product MDLSLFLTIVAAAIGFFLIFRKLRSHQENKEFSSPSSPPSSLSSSTSSTPSTLSISSASPSSSSHVWLHDVFPSFRGEDVRDNFLSHIKKEFERKTITFFNDNGIKRGESIGPELIQGIRGSKIAIVLLSTNYASSKWCLEELVEIMKCREELGQTVIAIFYKVDPSHVKKLTGDFGKVFRNTCKGQAKEDIWRWKQALEKVATIAGYHSCNWDNEASMVEEIAKDISNKLISIVPSSDFEGFVGMEAHMKKMEPFLLLGSKEVRIIGIWGPSGIGKSTIARVLYSKYSHHFQLSVFMENIKRRCLRPYYDEYSAKLQLQEEFLSQIINQEDIKIHHLGVVQDRLKDKRVLAVLDDVDHSLQIDAMAKEARWFGPGSRIIITTQDKKLLNAHGINHIYKVEFPPDDEALEIFCMYTFGQKSPYDDFKKLAWEVTKLAGNLPLGLKVMGSYFKGMPKEEWEEELPRLRTSLDGEIESILKFSYDALCVDNQDLFLHLACFFNGQLVKRVEDCLAKNFVGVKSHLRVLVEKCFISIDTGFIRIHGLLARLGREIVRKQSIHDPGKRQFLVDAGDICQVLRNDTLGSPSVIGINLSLLKLEEVKINNGAFERMSNVQFLRLESGLSSQPCHHSIDMMIRLPSNLRVLHWDSFPMTCMPSNFNPEFLVEIVLRHSSFLEKLWEGNKTIINLKWMDLSDSRTLKELPDLSTATNLQELNLYGCSSLAELPFSIENAINLRTLRLNYCSSLVGIPSSVWNLVNLQSLYLGYCSSLVRLPSSSGNAIIKLKVLDLHGCTSLMELPSSMEHATDLEELNLNGCLHLAKLPSSLGNLKRLYLEDCSSLVELPSSVINSFNLKGFTFSGCSNLVELPFYLGNATYVNEIDLSGCSSLRELPSSIGNITDLYMLHLSECSHLLELPSSIGNMTNLKKLRLNGCSSLVKLHSSIGNMTNLKKLCLNGCSSLVELPSSIGDMDNLRKLSLNGCSKLKGLPINININMKSLDILDLTNCLSLKSFPEISTNIRVLKLTGTSIEEIPPSIMSWPRLRELHMSYFENLKKSRHAFDRITDLHLCDTRIQEIAPWVREMSCLRELVIKGCTKLVSLPQLPDSLKFLIADNCESLETVHRSFYKTKCNALSFINCFKLNQEARDLIINASTRDFAIFPGETVPPYFTYRATGSSVSVKWNELVTQYFPTSLRFKACLLLAYKGDVDAGDWCWPEISCCMKDKRKSVKSGYAAFAYLWQRSSPTSKEHLLVFKIEEIINSHELVFEFSHNKNWEILECGLRPVKTLAPSCQWKL